GGATGTCGAGGTGCAGGGGTCGGGGCCAGATGCGCAGGCCGTCGATGCCGGTTTCCTCGGTTGCCTCCCGCAGCGCCACCGCGGCCAGGTTGGCGTCGCCATCGGCATGGCCTCCCGGCTGCAACCATCGACCGAATTTGGCGTGGAGCAGCAGCAGAGTATTCGCACCGGCGCTGTCCACCACCAGCGCCGAACCGGTGAGGTGGCCCGGTCGGCATGTTCTCACGGCGGCGTCGGGATGGCTATCGATCAGCGCCCGATACCGGTCGCCCAGATCGTCTCCGAACCCGGCCAGCAGCTCTCGGGCCACGGCAAGGTCATTCGTGGAGGCCAGCAGCGCGTGCCTTTCGCTCAACCACCTCGGCTCTTCTGTGCCGCTCATCATCCTCTCCGAGACAGGTCGGGACAGCCGGGAACGTACCAGCGCCACGGCAGGTCGGCACCGGCGCTGAGCCCGATGCGAACCGAGCGGCCCGGCTCAGCAGGGGGCACCGTCCCGTCATCGAGCAGCTCGATCCCCAAATCGGCGGCCACCAGGTCGGCACCGTTGGCATCACCGTCGATACCCAGTGCGGCGGTGAGCTTGGCCGGCCCGCTGCACAAGTCCTGATCCCGCCGGGCCTTGGGCCGCCGCTCCCGCATCTCCTCCTGGCCCGCCAGTGGGGTCAGCGCCCGCAACAGCACCGCGGCGCACTCCCCATCGGCACCGCACACCACGTTGGCGCACCAGTGCATGCCGTAGATGAAGTACACGTACAGCCGTCCCGGCGGGCCGAACATGACCTCGGTGCGGTGAGTTTTGCCCCGATAGCCGTGGCTGCCGGGATCGTCGGCCCCGGCATAGGCCTCCACCTCCACGATCCGGCCCCGGCATCCTCCGGCCACCAGCACCTTGTTCAACAGGTCGGGGGCAACTTCCCGCGGGTCTCGGGCGTAGAACCCCCGATCCAGAATCATCGCCGTCACAATAAGGCAGCCGAAGTGGCTCCCTGCCCATACTGGTGTGGCTTTCGCTGGCTATGGCAAAGGGAGTGCTGATACCGAGAAGAGGAATGCGGACTTCACTGCTGGGAGCGGCGCTGGTTTTCGGTCTGCTGGCCGGGGCCGCCGGATGCAGCGACAACGCGGAGCTGCCGGAGTCGGTGACGATCAGCTTCGGCCACCCCTTCCCGCCGACCCATCCGGTTCACGTGCAGGTTTTCGAGCCGTGGGCCAACGAGGTGTTTCGCGCCACCGGCGGCACCGTGACCATCGAGTTCTATCCCAGTCAGGGACTGAGCCCTCGCAGCGAGGTGTACCAGAACACCGCTGACGGGGGCCAGGGCATCGGCTGGGCCCATCAGGGCTACTCCTTGGGCCGCTTCCCGGCCGCCGAGGTGGTGGCAATGCCGTTTGTGTTTGACAGCGCGGTGGATGCCACTGAGGTGCTGTGGGCGCTCCACGACGAATTCGAGGCCTTCCGCGCCGAGTACGCCGATGTGAAGCTCCTCGGGCTGTGGACCCATGATGTGGCCGACTTCTGGCTGAGCGCAGATCAGGCCTCTGCTGCCCCCGATCTCTCCGGGCTGACGGTGCGGGCGCCAACGCAGATCCAGGTGGAGGTGATCGAAACGCTGGGGGGGAACCCGGTCAACCTGCCCGTTCAGGAATTGCGAGCCGCACTGGGCCAGGGCGATATCGACGGCCTGATGATCGCCAACTCCGGCTTGTCCAGCTACGACCTCTACGGCGTGCTGGGCAGCGGGGTGCAGTACAACTGCTACGTGTCGACCAGCTTCTTGGCCATGAACCAAGATCTGTGGGACAGCCTGTCGGTTTCTCAACAGCGGGCCATCGAGCGGTTGTCGGGTCGGGAGGTGTCCCTTGCCGCCGCGGGGGCCTATGACGCTGCCTCACAGGCGGTGGCCGAGCGCTACCCGCAAGCAGGGATCAACAAGGTTGTGCTCGACGATGTGCAGCTAGCCGCTTGGCGAGAGGCAACCCAGTCGGTGGTGGACCGGTGGATCGGCCGCCACGCCTCCGACTTCCCGGCCCGAGACATGTACAACCGGATGCTGGAGCTCGCTGCCGAATAGTCGCCACCGGCCTATCCGAAGCGGGCAGCGTCAGCATCCAAACGGGCGCGGAATCGCTCGATTTGAGCGGCGACTGGGTCGGGGCCGGCGCCGCCGGGAGTGGTGCGCCGGGTGACGGGGACGCCGGAGGCCAGCAACTCGGCGGCGGCTTCTCCCAGCCAGGGGTCGGCCCGCACCAGGTCGGCCAGGGAGGCCTCGCCGTCCAGACTGCGGCGCACCAGGTCGCCGACTGCGGCATGGGCGTCGCGGAACGGCATCCCGTTGGCCACCAGATGCTCGGCCAGATCGGTGGCCGCCGCGGTGGGAGCGTCGGCGGCTGCGGCCATGGCATCGGTGTTGAAGGCGATGGATGACATCAGCCCGGTCATAGCCCGAACGCCGAGGCGAATCTGGTCAATCGCGTCGAACAGGGGCTCTTTGTCTTCTTGGAGGTCGCGGTTGTAGGCCAGCGGCAGCCCTTTGAGGGTGGCCAAGAGCCCGGTGAGGTTGCCGATGAGGCGCCCGGCCTTGGCTCGGGCCAACTCGGCGATGTCGGGGTTCTTCTTCTGGGGCAGCATGGAGCTGCCGGTGGCGTAGGCGTCGTCGAGGGTGGCGAAACCGGCTTCCTCCGAAGTCCAGAAGACGATCTCCTCCCCGAGCCGGGACAGGTGGATGGCCACCATGGTCAGCGCGAACAGGGCCTCGGCCACGAAGTCCCGATCGGACACCGCGTCCATGGAGTTCTCGAACCGGGCGGAAAAGCCCAGTTCGGCCGCGGTCATATCGGGCTCCAAGGGCAACGACGAGCCGGCCACCGCGCCCGCTCCCAGCGGGCTGACGTCGAGGCGGGCGCGGGCGTCGGCCAGTCGGTCGACGTCTCGGACCAGGGCCCAGCCGTGGGCCAGCAGGTGGTGGGCCAACAACACCGGTTGGGCCCGCTGGAGATGGGTGTAGCCGGGCAGGTACGCGTCGCCGACGGCGATGGCCCGGTCTAGCAGCACTTGCTGGAGGGCCATCACATCGGCGGCGATGGCGGCCATCTCCCGCTTGGCAAACAGGCGCAGGTCGGTGGCCACCTGGTCGTTGCGGCTGCGACCGGTGTGGAGCTTGGCTCCGGCAGGTCCGGCCAGCTCGGTGACCCGGCGCTCGATGGCGGTGTGGATGTCCTCGTCGCCGGGCGCGAAATCGAACTCGCCGGCGGCCAGCTCCTGCTCGGTTTGGTCAAGCGCGGCCAGCACCTCGTCAACCTCGGCGTAGGCGAGCAGGCCGACGCGGCCCAGCATCCGGACGTGGGCCCGTGACCCGGCGATGTCATCTGGGGCAAGTCTCACGTCGAACCCGATGCTGGCGGTGTAGGCCATCATCTCGTCGGCAGGATCGCCGTCGAATCTGCCGTGCCAAAGGGTGCTCATGACGGGCCCGCTCTCTGAGCCAGAGTGCGCAGCCGCAAGGCATGGAGTTTGATGAACCCCTCGGCGTCGGCCTGCTGGTAGGCGCCTTGGTCTTCCTCGAAGGTGACCACCGCCTCGTCGAACAGGCTGTCGTCGGAGCGCCTGCCGGTGACGATCACGTTGCCCCGGTACAGCTTGAGCCGCACGGTGCCGTTCACCCGCTGCTGGGAGTGGTCGATGGCGGTCTGGAGCATCAGGCGCTCGGGACTCCACCAGTAGCCGTTGTAGATGAGTTGGGCGTAGCGGGGCATGAGTTCGTCTTTGAGGTGGGCCACCTCCCGGTCGAGGGTGAGGCTCTCCATGGCCCGGTGGGCCTTGAGCATGATGGTGCCGCCGGGGGTCTCGTAGCAGCCCCGCGACTTCATGCCCACGTAGCGGTTCTCCACCAAATCGAGTCGGCCGATGCCGTTGGCCCCGCCGACGCGGTTCAGCTCGGCCAGGATCGCGGCCGGACTAAAGGGCTGGCCGTCTATAGCGGTGATATCACCGGCCTGGAAGGTGAGCTCGATCTCGGTCGGGGTGTTGGGAGCATTCTCAGGCGCCACCGACCAGCGCCACATCTCTTCAGGTGGCTCGTACCACGGATCCTCCAGCGGACCGCCTTCGTAGGAGATGTGGAGCAGGTTGGCGTCCATGGAGAACGGCGAGCCGCCCTCCCGCTCGGCTTCGATGGGGATGCCGTGCTCCCCGGCGTAGGCCACCAGCTTCTCGCGCGATCCCAGGTCCCAGATGCGCCACGGGGCCACCACCGAGATGTCGGGGTTCAGGGCGTAGGCCCCCAGCTCGAAGCGGACCTGGTCGTTGCCCTTGCCGGTGGCGCCGTGGGACACGGCGTCGGCGCCAACCTCGGCGGCAATCTCCACCAGCCGCTTGGCGATGAGCGGGCGGGCGATGGAAGTGCCCAGGAGGTATTCCCCCTCGTAGATGGCGTTGGCCCGAAACATGGGGAACACGAAGTCGGCGGCGAACTCCTCGCGCAGGTCCTCGATGTAGATTTCCTCCACGCCCATGGCCTCGGCCTTGGCCCGGGCCGGCTCCAGCTCCTCGCCCTGACCCAGGTCGGCGGTGAAGGTGACCACCTCGCAGCCGTAGGTGTCCTGCAACCAGCGCAGGATCACCGAGGTGTCCAGGCCACCGGAGTAGGCCAGCACGATCTTGTTCAGGTTCTGGTTCACGAGCTCTCCTCCTCGTTGAGTCCGGCCAGCGAGCGGAAGTCAGCCGCTACGAGGGGGCCGCCGACATCTTCGGTGGCCACTACCAGCACGGTGTCGTCACCGGCGACGGTGCCCAACACGCCGTGGACCGCGGAGCGGTCAATGGCCGAGCCGACAACATGGGCCGACCCCGGCGGGGTGTTCAACACCACCAGGTTGTGGGAGCAACCCACCGCCACCACCCATTCCCCCAGCACCCGCTTGAGGTGGTCGTCGGGGGCGACCTGCTCGGAGGGCAGCTCAGGAATGGCATAGACCGAGCCGCCGCCGGTGGGGACTTTGACCGCACCCAAGTCGTCGAGGTCGCGCGACACGGTGGCCTGGGTGACAGCCACCCCCTGGGCAGCCAAGAGCTCCACCAGGTGATCCTGGCTGGACACCGACTCCTGCTTCAGCATCTGGGCGATGCGGTGCTGGCGCTGGTTCTTGCCCAGCCTCATGTCGCCCCCAACAAGAAGGCGAGCAGGCCGCGGGCGGCGTGCATCCGATTTTCGGCCTGCTGCCATATGCGGCTCTGGGGGCCATAGAGAACGCCGTCGGTGGCCTCGAGCCCGGGGCGGGCGGGCAAACAGTGCAGGAATATGGCGTCGGTGGCGGCATGGCCCATAAGCGCCTCGTCGACGGTGTAGCTGGCAAAGGCCTCCATCTTCTCGGGGGCCTGATCCTCCTCGCCCATCGACACCCACACGTCGGTGTACACCACGTGGGCATCGGCGACCGCTTGAACCGGATCGTCGACGATCTCGGCCGTACCGCCGGCCGCAGATATCCGATCGATGACGGCATTGTCGAAGTGGTAGCCGGGAGGGCCGGACAGAACGAACTCGGCTCCGGCCATTCCGGCGCCGATGGCCAGGGACCGGGAAACGTTGTTGGCGTCGCCCACGAAGGCGATGCGACGGCCGCCGATCTGGCCGAACTCCTGTGTGACGGTCAACAAGTCCCCCAGGGCCTGCAAGGGGTGGGCCTGGTCGCTCAACATGTTGACCACCGGGACCGGGCTGACCCCGGCCATGCGCTCCACCAGGCCGTGATCGAACACCCGGGCACCGATGGCGGCATGGAAGCAGGCCAGGGTGCGGGCGATGTCCTCGGCCGACTCCCGCTTGTCGATGCCCACCTCGCCTCCGGCGATGGACACCGGGTGTCCGCCGAGTTGCACCACCGCCATCTCCATGGAGTGGCGGGTACGGGCCGAGGGCTTCTCGAACAACAGGGCCATGCCCTTGCCCTGCAAGGCCGGTGAGGGAGAGGGGTCGGAGGAGAGTTCCAGCACCGTGGCCAGCTCTGCCGCAGTGAGATCATCGACCTCAAGGAGGTGGCGGACCGGCCTCATGACCTCAACACTCTTTCGAGCACGGCCACGCCGTGGGCGATCTCGTCGTCGCTGATTATCAGGGGCGGGGCGATCCGCAAAGAGGTGGTCCCGGCGGTTCCCAGCACCAGGCCGGCGTCCATCCCCGCGGTTACCACTTCGGCGGCCGGCCGCTCCCCGGCCAGCTCCACGCCCAGCAGCAGACCCCGGCCTCGCACGCTGGCCACCCCGTCAAGAGCCTCAACCGCGGACCGCATTTTCTCTCCGGCCGCCGCGGCCCGGGCGGGCAGATCCAGCTCTTCCATCACTTCGAGGGTGGCCTTGGCCGCTGACGCCGCCAACGGCTGACCGCCGAACGTGGTGGCGTGGTCGCCGGGCTTGAAGGCGGCGGCGACATCAGCCCGGGCCCAGCAGGCCCCGATGGGCATGCCGTTGCCCAGCGCCTTGGCCATGGTCACCACGTCGGGCTCGACTCCGTCGTGGTGGTGGGCGAACCAGCGCCCGGTGCGGGCCAGTCCGGTCTGCACCTCGTCGAGCATGAACAGCAGGCCCCGGTCGTCGCACAGCTCGCGCACCGCTTGGAGGTAGCCATCAGACGGAACGTTGATGCCGCCCTCGCCCTGGATGGGCTCCAACAGCACCGCCGCAGTGGTGTCGTCGATGGCCTTCTCGAGTTCGGCGATGTCGTCCCAGGGGACGTGGCGGAAGCCCTCGGGCAGGGGCTGGAAGGCCTCGTGCTTTTCGGCCTGGCCGGTGGCGTGCAGCGTGGCCAGGGTCCGTCCGTGGAATGAGCGGCCCGCGCTGATCACCGTGTAGCAGCCTGGTCCGGCCCATTTACGGGCCAGCTTGATGGCGCACTCGTTGGACTCCGCCCCGCTGTTGGCGAAGAACACCTGGCCGGGCGGGCCGCCGACTAGCCGGTCGATAGTACGGGCCACGTGCATCTGGGGCTCGGTGGCGTACAGGTTGGACACGTGGCACAGGGTGCGGGCCTGCTCGGCCACCGCTTCGGCCACCTTGGGGTGGGCGTGGCCGAGACTGCACACCGCGATGCCGCTCAAAAAGTCCAGGTAACGGGTGCCGTCGCGGTCCCACAGCCAGCAGCCCTCCCCCCGCACGAACATGACCGGGGGCGGGCCGTAGGTGGGCATCAGTGGGCAGGAACCGGTGCCGACGCCCACCGCTTCGGTGTGGGTGCTCATGAGTTGGCCTCCTGACCTGGCGCGTCGGGTTGGGAGTCGGGGTAGACCATGGTGCCCACCCCGGAATCAGTGAACAGCTCCAGCAGCAGTACGTGGGGGGTGGCGCCGTTCACCATGTGGGCCGAGGCCACGCCGTGGCGCACGGCGTGGATGGCGGCGGCGGCCTTGGGGATCATGCCGCCGGTCAAATCCCCGGCGGCGATCATGGCGTCCAGATCAGAGGCGGTGGTCACGCTGATGAGGGTGGACGGATCAGCGGGGTCGGCGAATAGTCCTTCGACATCGGTGAGGAACACGGCCTTGGCCGCGCCCAGTGCGCCAGCCAGGATCCCGGCCACGGTGTCGGCGTTGATGTTCAGCGCTTGGCCGGTGGCGTCGGCGCCGATGGTGGAGACCACCGGAATCAGGCTCTCGTCCAGCAGCCGGTCGATGATGGCGGTGTTGACCGTGTCCACCGTGCCCACATAGCCCAACTCGGGGTTCTCGGCCCGGGCCTGGATCAGGCCGGCATCCTCCCCGGACACGCCCACTGCCAGGGGGCCGTGGACGTTGATGGCCGACACGATGTCGCGGTTGACCCGGCCCACCAGCACCATGCGGGCGATATCAAGCGTCTCGGCGTCGGTCACCCGCAGCCCGTCGACGAAGCGAGGCTCCAAACCCAGCCGCTCCATCATCTCGCCGATCTGGGGACCGCCGCCGTGGACCACCACGGGGCGAATGCCCACCGATTGCATGAGCACGATGTCGGCCGCGAATCCGGCCAGGTGGTCGCTGTCCATCGCGCTGCCGCCGTACTTCACTACCACCGTCGAGCCCGAGAACCGCTGGATGTAGGGCAGGGCCTGGGTGAGGACCGCCGCGGTGTCTTCTGCTGGGAAGCTCATGACGTCCCCATGTTCTCGTCGATGTAGGCGTGGGTGAGGTCGGTGGTGATGATCCGGGCTGAGCCGTCGCCCATGCCGAGGTCCACATGCAGGTCGAGGCGCCGGCCGGTCATGTACTGGGCCAGCTCAGGGGGATGGGCGGGCTCGCCGTGCTGGTACACCACGTGGGGGCCGTAGGCGATGGTCAGCTTGGTGTGGTCGAAGGCCACCCCCGCTGCGCCCATCTCCGAGGCGATGCGTCCCCAATAGGGGTCTTGGCCGTACCACGAGCACTTCACCAGCTGGCAGTTGGCGGTGTCCCGAGCCGCCTTGGCCGCCTCGGCGTCGGAGGCCGCCCCGGTGACCCGCAGGAACACCGTCTTGGTGGAGCCCTCAGCATCGTCGGCCATCTGAAGGGCCAGGCTCTCGCAGGCATCGGCGATGGCCTGGGCGAGGGCGTCGGGATCGACGGGGCCAGCCTTGCCGTTGGCCAGGATCAGCACGGTGTCGTTGGTGGACTCGGCACCGTCCACGGTGAGGGTGTTGAACGTGCCGGCCACTCCGGCCCTGAGCGCCTGCTGGAGGGTGTCGGGATCGGCGGCCGCGTCGGTGACCAGCACGGCCAGCATGGTGGCCATGTTGGGCTCCAGCATGGCGGCGCCCTTGGCGATTCCCCCGACGGTGAAGCCATCGCCAGCGACCACCACCTGCTTGGGGACGGTGTCGGTGGTCATGATGGCCTCGGCTGCCTGGGGGCCGCCCTGGGGAGTGATGGCCTGAGCCGCGGCCGTGATTCCCGAAGACACCGCGTCCATGGGCAGGGCGTAGCCGATCAGCCCGGTGGAGCACACCAGCACCTGTTCCGGAGCCACTCCGAGAGCGGCGGCGGTCTCCTGGCACATCTGGTGGGCGTCGGCCATGCCTTGCGCCCCGGTGGCCGCGTTGGCGTTGCCGCTGTTGAGCACCACTGCGGCGGCATTTCCTTTGGTGGCAGCCAAGTGCTCCCGGCATACCAGCACCGGGGCCGCGGTCATCTTGTTGGAGGTGAACACGCCGGCAGCGCTGACTGCGGCACCATCGGCAGTGGCCACGATGGCGAGGTCGGGCTTGCCGCTGGGCTTGATGCCGCAGGTCACCCCGGCGGCGGTGAATCCGGGGACGTCGGTCACGCTCATGGGTACACCCCCACTGCGGTCAGCCCGGTGGCCTCATCGAGCCCGGAAATCAGGTTGGCGCACTGGACGGCCTGTCCGGCGGCCCCCTTTACCAGGTTGTCGATGGCGCACAGCGCCATCACCGTGTTGGTGCGGGCGTCGTAACAGGCGGTCAGATGGGCAGCGTTGGAGCCCAGCGTGGCCTTGGTGGAAGGTGAGCGGTCGGACACCACGATGAACGGCTCGTCGGCGTAGAAGTCGGCTAGCGCTTCGAGCAGCACGTCGCTGGAGGTGCCCGCTGTGGGTTTGGCGTAGCAGGTGGCCAGGATGCCCCGGTTCATCGGGGCAAGGTGGGGCGTGAACAGTACCGACGCGCCCGCGGCTTGCTCGATCTCGGGGGTGTGGCGATGGTCGAGCAGTCCGTAAGCGGTGAAGTCCTCGTCGGCGGCGCAGAATGTGGTGTGGGCCTTGGGAGGCCGTCCCGCCCCGGAAACCCCGCTGGCCGCGTCCACGATGACCCCCTCAGGTTGGATGAGGCCGGTGCGGACCAACGGAGCGATGGCCAGCGCGGCGGCGGTGGGATAACAGCCGGGAACGGCCACCGCGGTTGCGCCCGCCAACTCATCTCTGAACAGCTCGGGCAGGCCGTAGGCAAAATTGCCGAGAAGTCCGGGAGCTTGATGCGGCTCCCCGTACCACTGCTGGTACTGCCCCGCGTCCTTCAGCCGGAAGTCAGCGGCCAGATCGACGGCAACCTTGCTCCGATCCAAGACGTCGCCCGCCAGGGCCATGGACTGCCCGTGGGGCAGCGCCAAGAACGCCAACGCCACGTCGTCCAACAAGTGAGGGTCGTACTTCACAAACTCCTGGTCAGCACCAATTACGGCCAGGTGGGGATAGAGATAAGCAACCGGCTGCCCCGCCTGGGTATCGCCGGTCACAAACCCCACGTCGAAGCCCGGGTGCCCGGCCAGCAGCCGCATCAACTCCGCGCCCACATAACCCGACGCACCAATGATCCCAACAGGAATCTTCTGTCCCATAGGAACGATTATGCACTATTATGAATAAATATTCAAGTCAATGCTGGATTTTCTTCGGTACCGAGAATGGAAATCTGGGGACTGACACCTTCCATCTCTGCCGCTTCCTGAATTAGGGCTAGCAGTTCATCTCGAGTGTCGGCTCCCGCGTAATAGCCGGCATCGCCCAACTCTCCCATCGCGCACCAAGCCGGACCCGGCTCGTGGTTCTTGTAGATCTCTATTTTGGGCATCGCTCCACCTCCGTGATGTTCCCGGCTCAGAGCAAATCGTCGGTCTCTTGGTCGGACAAGCCAGCCTTGTTCACAAGTATATCTCTCAGATGCCGAGGCGGAACCTCCCTGCCAACATGCGTCGAGAAAATAATTGGCTGCCTTCCGTCGGCTTCAAACCGAATGTGGGAACCCGCTTGTCTGACCTTCACATAGCCAATTCGACGAAGAATGCTCAACACCTTGTTGACTTTGAGTGCAGGAAACTCCGAGTCTGATTTCGGCATAAGACTGAGCATGCCGGGCAAAGGCTCAATTTCAAACAGAATAACCTAGATATATAGATAATGTAGTGAAATTCTACAATCTTCAGCCGCGTAGGGTGGCGTTGTGGGTGGTGGTGACGGCTTCTATGCAGGTTTGGCGGGCGGCGGCGACTTCGGCGTCGTTGAGGGTGCGGTCGGAGGCTTCGAAGCGGAGGGTATAGGCCAGGCTGCGACAGCCTTGGCCGAGTTGCTCGGAGCGGAACACGTCGAACAGGGCGACGGAGGCCAGCAGCTCGCCTCCGGCTTGGGCGATGGTGGCGGCCACCTCGTCGGCTGAAATCTCGTCGGGGACGGTGAAGGCCAGGTCGATGTCGCTGGAGGGATAGCGGCTGGGGGCTTGATACGGCGCCAGTCCCCGATCGGCTGCCAATAGGGCGCCGAGGTCGACTTCCAGCCAGGCCACCCGTTCGTCGATCTCATAGGCGTCCAGCACCTGGGGGTCGATTTCGCCCAGCGCGCCGACCGGCTGGCCGTCGGCCAAAACTTGGCCGGAGCGTCCCGGATGAAGGCCGTCCACCGGGCCGTTGACCACTCCGGGATTGGTGGCAGCCAGATGGCGAGCCAGTCGACGCCACAGGGTGGTGGCTGCGGTGGCCTCCTGGCCGGCCAGGATCACGGCCAGATGTTCGTGTTCGTCGGGGAGGTCCCCTCCCCCGCCGGGATTTATCCGGCCGATCTCGAACAGCGACACCCCCGTGGTGCGCCGAGCCGCGTTGTAGGCCACGGCCTTGAGCAGCCCAGGGCGCAGCGAGGTGCGCATGATCGACTCCTCGGCCACCAGCGGGTTGGTCACCGTGATGCCGTCGTCGCCCAAACCGGCTCGGGCCAAATCGCCGGGAGCCAAGAAGGGCAGGGGCATGGCCTCGGTGATCCCCATGCCGGTGAGCAGCGCCCGTATGCCGCGGCGGTCTTGCTGCTGCGGGGTGAGCGTTCCGGCCTGTTCCGTCACCGGCACGGTGCGAGTGATCTTGGAGTACCCGTGCAGGCGTCCGACCTCCTCGATCACGTCGATCTCGGTGGCCGAGTCGATGCGCCACGAGGGGATGCCTACCTCGAAGTCCTGGCCGTCGCCGCCGGCTTCGCAGGCGAACCCGATGGGTGCCAACAGGGCGGTCATCTCGTCGGTGCTCAGCTCGGTTCCCAAGATGGCGTTGACCCGCGGCGTCCGGACTCGGACGGTGATGGGCGCAGGCCGGTTGCCGGTGGCATCGATCATGCCCGGACTGGTGGTGGCCCCCAGCGCGGCGGCCAGTTCGGCGAAGCGGTCCAAGGCCATGGGGATGATTTCGGGGTCGGCCCCCCGCTCGAAGCGAGCAGAGGCCTCGCTGCGCAGGCCCAATCGGCGGGCGGTGCGGGCAATGGTCATGGGATCCCACCACGCCGCTTCCAGCAGCACCGAGCGGGTGTCGGCGGAAATCTCGGTGGAGGCACCGCCCATGACCCCGGCCAGCCCGATGGCTTCGTCATCGCGGTTGACGATCACGCCGTCGTAAGTGGTCAGAGTGCGCGCCGTCCCGTCCAAGGTGGTCAACTGCTCGCCCCTATGGGCCATACGCACCCCCAGCTCCCCGCCGGGCACTAGATCGAGGTCGTAGGTGTGGTTGGGCTGGCCCAACTCGAACATCACGTAGTTAGACAAGTCGACCACCGCGTTGATGGGCCGTTGCCCCACGGCCAACAGCCGATTGGCCATCCACCGGGGCGACGGACCAGAGGGCACATTGTCGAGTACCCGCACGCCGAAGCGCCGACAGAAATCGGGGGCGGCGATGCTCACCGCGGCCCGCTCGGCTGCCGGTTGGCCGGCCTCTTCAACCCTGGGAGCGGTCACCGCAAAGGCCACGCCGAGGCGGGCGGCCAGGTCGCGGGCCACCCCCATCACCGACATGGCGTCGGGCCGATTGGGGTTCACTTCCAGGTCGAACAGCACGTCGGGATGGATGCCCAACGCCTCGGTGAGGGGTACGCCCAAC
This sequence is a window from bacterium. Protein-coding genes within it:
- a CDS encoding NUDIX hydrolase translates to MSERHALLASTNDLAVARELLAGFGDDLGDRYRALIDSHPDAAVRTCRPGHLTGSALVVDSAGANTLLLLHAKFGRWLQPGGHADGDANLAAVALREATEETGIDGLRIWPRPLHLDIHEVDPPGEDAHLHYDVRFLVRAPAGAQPQGNHESRGLRWVPLDGLADFGCDPGLVHLAQLGAEALAELPKP
- a CDS encoding DNA-3-methyladenine glycosylase; this translates as MILDRGFYARDPREVAPDLLNKVLVAGGCRGRIVEVEAYAGADDPGSHGYRGKTHRTEVMFGPPGRLYVYFIYGMHWCANVVCGADGECAAVLLRALTPLAGQEEMRERRPKARRDQDLCSGPAKLTAALGIDGDANGADLVAADLGIELLDDGTVPPAEPGRSVRIGLSAGADLPWRWYVPGCPDLSRRG
- the dctP gene encoding TRAP transporter substrate-binding protein DctP, coding for MRTSLLGAALVFGLLAGAAGCSDNAELPESVTISFGHPFPPTHPVHVQVFEPWANEVFRATGGTVTIEFYPSQGLSPRSEVYQNTADGGQGIGWAHQGYSLGRFPAAEVVAMPFVFDSAVDATEVLWALHDEFEAFRAEYADVKLLGLWTHDVADFWLSADQASAAPDLSGLTVRAPTQIQVEVIETLGGNPVNLPVQELRAALGQGDIDGLMIANSGLSSYDLYGVLGSGVQYNCYVSTSFLAMNQDLWDSLSVSQQRAIERLSGREVSLAAAGAYDAASQAVAERYPQAGINKVVLDDVQLAAWREATQSVVDRWIGRHASDFPARDMYNRMLELAAE
- the argH gene encoding argininosuccinate lyase — translated: MSTLWHGRFDGDPADEMMAYTASIGFDVRLAPDDIAGSRAHVRMLGRVGLLAYAEVDEVLAALDQTEQELAAGEFDFAPGDEDIHTAIERRVTELAGPAGAKLHTGRSRNDQVATDLRLFAKREMAAIAADVMALQQVLLDRAIAVGDAYLPGYTHLQRAQPVLLAHHLLAHGWALVRDVDRLADARARLDVSPLGAGAVAGSSLPLEPDMTAAELGFSARFENSMDAVSDRDFVAEALFALTMVAIHLSRLGEEIVFWTSEEAGFATLDDAYATGSSMLPQKKNPDIAELARAKAGRLIGNLTGLLATLKGLPLAYNRDLQEDKEPLFDAIDQIRLGVRAMTGLMSSIAFNTDAMAAAADAPTAAATDLAEHLVANGMPFRDAHAAVGDLVRRSLDGEASLADLVRADPWLGEAAAELLASGVPVTRRTTPGGAGPDPVAAQIERFRARLDADAARFG
- a CDS encoding argininosuccinate synthase, whose protein sequence is MNQNLNKIVLAYSGGLDTSVILRWLQDTYGCEVVTFTADLGQGEELEPARAKAEAMGVEEIYIEDLREEFAADFVFPMFRANAIYEGEYLLGTSIARPLIAKRLVEIAAEVGADAVSHGATGKGNDQVRFELGAYALNPDISVVAPWRIWDLGSREKLVAYAGEHGIPIEAEREGGSPFSMDANLLHISYEGGPLEDPWYEPPEEMWRWSVAPENAPNTPTEIELTFQAGDITAIDGQPFSPAAILAELNRVGGANGIGRLDLVENRYVGMKSRGCYETPGGTIMLKAHRAMESLTLDREVAHLKDELMPRYAQLIYNGYWWSPERLMLQTAIDHSQQRVNGTVRLKLYRGNVIVTGRRSDDSLFDEAVVTFEEDQGAYQQADAEGFIKLHALRLRTLAQRAGPS
- the argR gene encoding arginine repressor — protein: MRLGKNQRQHRIAQMLKQESVSSQDHLVELLAAQGVAVTQATVSRDLDDLGAVKVPTGGGSVYAIPELPSEQVAPDDHLKRVLGEWVVAVGCSHNLVVLNTPPGSAHVVGSAIDRSAVHGVLGTVAGDDTVLVVATEDVGGPLVAADFRSLAGLNEEESS
- the argF gene encoding ornithine carbamoyltransferase — encoded protein: MRPVRHLLEVDDLTAAELATVLELSSDPSPSPALQGKGMALLFEKPSARTRHSMEMAVVQLGGHPVSIAGGEVGIDKRESAEDIARTLACFHAAIGARVFDHGLVERMAGVSPVPVVNMLSDQAHPLQALGDLLTVTQEFGQIGGRRIAFVGDANNVSRSLAIGAGMAGAEFVLSGPPGYHFDNAVIDRISAAGGTAEIVDDPVQAVADAHVVYTDVWVSMGEEDQAPEKMEAFASYTVDEALMGHAATDAIFLHCLPARPGLEATDGVLYGPQSRIWQQAENRMHAARGLLAFLLGAT
- a CDS encoding acetylornithine transaminase: MSTHTEAVGVGTGSCPLMPTYGPPPVMFVRGEGCWLWDRDGTRYLDFLSGIAVCSLGHAHPKVAEAVAEQARTLCHVSNLYATEPQMHVARTIDRLVGGPPGQVFFANSGAESNECAIKLARKWAGPGCYTVISAGRSFHGRTLATLHATGQAEKHEAFQPLPEGFRHVPWDDIAELEKAIDDTTAAVLLEPIQGEGGINVPSDGYLQAVRELCDDRGLLFMLDEVQTGLARTGRWFAHHHDGVEPDVVTMAKALGNGMPIGACWARADVAAAFKPGDHATTFGGQPLAASAAKATLEVMEELDLPARAAAAGEKMRSAVEALDGVASVRGRGLLLGVELAGERPAAEVVTAGMDAGLVLGTAGTTSLRIAPPLIISDDEIAHGVAVLERVLRS
- the argB gene encoding acetylglutamate kinase — encoded protein: MSFPAEDTAAVLTQALPYIQRFSGSTVVVKYGGSAMDSDHLAGFAADIVLMQSVGIRPVVVHGGGPQIGEMMERLGLEPRFVDGLRVTDAETLDIARMVLVGRVNRDIVSAINVHGPLAVGVSGEDAGLIQARAENPELGYVGTVDTVNTAIIDRLLDESLIPVVSTIGADATGQALNINADTVAGILAGALGAAKAVFLTDVEGLFADPADPSTLISVTTASDLDAMIAAGDLTGGMIPKAAAAIHAVRHGVASAHMVNGATPHVLLLELFTDSGVGTMVYPDSQPDAPGQEANS